The Panicum virgatum strain AP13 chromosome 3N, P.virgatum_v5, whole genome shotgun sequence genome includes the window ccaagcctccaaatccccctaAACCAtacttgggcttcaagtctcctttggaacccacaatATTTGAgaccccttcatattggtgatgacatccttgggcacccaaatggagtgattccaactcctttcttgcttcacaaccttgtgagcaaccaccttaccATTGGTTTTTTTCTTTATCATATAGGAgatgctattgcttttgttcctccggttgggcttggtgtagatgagagaactcttgattgtgagtttcttcttgttcttctcatttGAAAgtttcttccttggttgagggcagttgttggacttgtggcctctttggtggcactttgagcaagtcacggtggaccccttctcaagcttcttcaccatgtcttcacggttatcttgagaaggttggataTTGCTCTCTAAGCTTTTGCCTTTTAATCTaaccaagtccttcatgagcctttgtaCTTTTTGCTTGagttcatcattctccttggcaatgagatcatcacatgattctacaacaacattctcacagcatttctcattgcaagggttagactTATCGTTTGAATCAaaacaagaagttgaagcattattagtatcattaatgctctcaattttcAACTTGAGTTCTTCATGCTCttcgctaagcaatttgaatttggcaTAACAAATTTTCATAGTTTGTATCAAAGATAGCATTAAGATTATTAAGAACATTAAGGTTTTCAATTGCATTTAATTGTTTCTTAATTattttttggtgctcatgaactagtTCAAGAAGTTCTTCATATAAAGGAGAATCGGAATCATCACCACTTACATCGCTTTCTATACTTTGGGCCATAAGGCAACTGTTTGATAATAATCCCATgttggtgcgggtggtgaatttcttgcttgattcatcgcttgagctagcactttattcttcaccaccgcttacccattcaccaaatatggcaaatgattcatgtttgggcttcttctccttattttctttcttcttcttgaatctcttctcaaccttcataagttggtgatgaggcccatctttgaggaagaccatataccctattgagttgatttcttgcaagtatttgttcatctttttgacttgcatgtagaggttggggtccattggctctttttcatcatttgaggagctttggcattcctcctcttcttcttcacttgagctacctttgatggccatcttcttcaacttcttgacttgcttgcatgcaagtgcgctatgtgttggtgaaaaaggtggcgctcttggcttgatgtcaTGGCGTAGCTCGTGGGCAATCACCTTGTTGAGAACTTAATTTGGTGTCAATGTGTTgatttctttctcatatagagTTGTGATCCCCAAATCATATTCCGCCCTTCGGagagagtgaaggatcttgtgaATGAGCTCCAAATCATCAATTTTTTTCACATCTAAAGAGTTAATCTCATTCGCAAGAATgttcaaccgtgagtacatagtttcggcattttcatcatcaagttgctcgaagctattaagtttatcaattagaatatgatattttttatttgcaacatcttttatGCCTTCATtgttctcactaatagttttccaaAGATCCTTAGCATTTTTAcaagcaaacacacggttgAACACATTGTCACCAAGAGAGCATAAAATAGCATATTTGGCTATAGCATCATGTTacttctcttgttgactattggCCTTCATTCCCTCACTAGTTaccctccaaacatttaggccctttgTTTGGAAGTGAGCTTCCATTAAAACCTTCcaacgttggaagcccgtgccgtcgaaccgtggaggaggtcctaatGAATCCATCCCTACCCCAAAGAGATAACTCACTAGacggtgaagcctaaccgatcaagtaagccggtaaacacaaattgccaatggaatttgctttctttgtgagagaggtgagtcccggctctgatacaaATTGAAAGaccggatcgggtgctctagtctaaaagggagagggggtgaattaggcaacttaaaacctaGACCTAttgctccaactagtttgcacaatattaaactaaaacatgctatctacatgtgcaactaaggttgttctagtgtgaaacctttATCcgaaaagagtttagcaacctatagcattttctatcaagaaaatattttatgaaagtaaaggcaaacAAGAATGGCTAGTataaaatgcggaagcttaaagagcgggatagaaggaagcaaactctcaatgtaggtgtttatcccgtggttcggttagccacaaaggcacacctacatccacgttgttgaagcactcactaagagtatcgcttctcggaaATCAAGTCTCTTTCGTGGACTCAACCATGATCACCTtgatcccgggttccactaaggagcttctccacaaaggatgggggtttccacgtcccccgcacaaggttGTCGTTGCCGCTTcacaccaagtcggagagtcgatgacgtgccggcgagcctccaatgctccaaggtgccggcacaccgaaatcttctttggttcactaaagaactACAGCACAAAGGCACTAGGCCTTActttctcactcactaagagctaacctagcactaaacactctcaagaatgtgctaaggactaaagatatgatcactaagctcttggatggcttgaagatgttcttgggtgtgggtgtgatgtTCTTGAACTCCTGCAACCTTGAAATGCcccgggggatggcatatatatagcccaccaagTCCATGGAGCCGTTAAGAGCCGTTGGGGCTTTCCTGCGTAAAGCACCGGATAGATCGGTGGTAgtgcaccggtgtatccggtcaCTCATGGCTCTGCGCTATCTGTtggccttctgacagctgacgtgtatgtcaccggttagaccggtgccttGTCactggttcatccggtgcagcttctcttccttacaACTGTCACAGAGTTGCACCGGTGCCTTGCCTGGTGAACcaccggttcaactggtgctgaaGAAATTCCTTCTCGGCCACTTGACAGGCTCTTTGAGTGATGGCAtggtcattgcaccgatgccccaaaTAGTACCACCGGTTCATTCGGTGCTACTTGAACTTCTCCCCCTTGGCTGGGCATTGCTCGTCCCATTACACCGGTGATAGGGAACCGGTGTATCCGAtgccaaccggttagaccggcgcAGTGTCACCGATGCATCCGGTGCCActgtttctgcagaactcgtccaattcaacgtttctttgagttctttcttcgtgttttgctttgcttgcccTTTTTGCTTTATCCCTGGAATCTATTGATGTTCACTTGATAAAcatattagtcccattgattacgtTGTTACTCAataaccaaaatcacaaaacaatggcctaatggggtcATGTTCCTTACAATCCCACCATTCAGGCTTTTGGGATCATGGGATCCATCAGGCCTCATGCTCCAGAAGAGCAGTGCGTCTCCCATCTCGGGCTTGACAGATACACCCCTCTTTGCGCGTCCTCCAAGCAAAGAGCCGCCCTTTGGTGTAGCTTTAGGGAATACTGTTTCGCCACCATCTTCGACGTCCGACCTAGACCATGACATTTGCCAcatggaaaagaaaaaatgttAGTGCCAAACCCGATCATGTTCATAGAATTAATACCAATAATGTTAACAAGGGCATCTCCAGCCCAATAACTAGTATTGTGAGATGTCCTAATAGCAACTTTAGGATTATTGGGGGAGTTTCTTTTGCAGTCTTCCAATAATCTCATCCCAATCCAACTATTTTATTGGGAAAGTCACAACTCCTCATTTATTTAGGGAGAGTTGGGGGTGAATTATTGGGTTGTTCTAATAactattgaaaaaaaaagatttaggAGACTGCTGAAGTACTATTTTCTTATCAACTCTCTCAATATGGTAGTTGAATTGTGGATTGAAGGACTGCTGGAGATTGCTCTGATACATACAGATACATGAGAAGAGTTGCTTGACGCGGGCCTCCATTTTTTGTCACGTGACCATTCTCAGTGTAATCAAAGTGAGGGTCGAACTTCTGCCCAACTTGATAGTGGAGAACTTGGAGGCCCTCTCCATtctctgcaaaaaaaaacatactaGTAAATAATAGGGGTATTTGTTTTCTTACCTCTACTTTGAAGTGTGATTATAATTTTGCTTTTTTAACTTTATGATTTTACCTTTAACTTGTATTTACCTCTATTTTGATCATTGACTAGAGGTAAAATTGCATTGACTTGTGAATAGCtaagggcaaaatcacaaagtaAAAAGAGTAAGGGCAAAATTACAATTGCACTCCAATGCAAAGCAGTGGCAAGAACACCAAAAAAATCTAAACAATAAAAACAAGATCAGCGGCATTTGAAGTAAATGGCACCAATGGCCGAAGAAAGACTAGTTGCACTTGCTGATGGTTGTTTACAGCCTTACAGGTTGTGTTAACGACAATAGCTCTTTTATTTAGTACACTACGTCATGTACGACTTGTTGATTTGAGACTTTGAGTGACATACCTAAGGGTATGGAGGTGTGATCTGCAATCCTTTTCTCGATCCGACAAACAACCTGGTCCTGCCCTCTTTTCAGGAACATCCCTGAACTTGTCCGGCCGCTGCGCGTAACCACCAGTCAAGCAACATAATCAGCATGGGTCAATAATGAGTTGTGACCCTAATGTTCTCTTTATAATCCTATTTAACCCTtaatatttttagctcaaaattatataaaattagaacCTGACTTTTTTAGGATCCGACCCTTTGATTATGTAGTTAAAAATTAAGACCCTTTACAACCTCTCACAAGTGATGTAAAACATCATCGTATCCCTGAAATTAGAAGCAATCGTGGTTGCTTGGGCAATGTTCATGTGAGTAACCTGAACTCCTTGGTCCCTCCGGTCTCTTCATCGACAACTCTAGACTTCTTCAGGCAAGGCTTCGCCAGCGAGATCAGATGCTCGCATTCTTCCTTGGACTGAGAACGACAAGACCACAAAATTCAGTCAGAATCATAAGCTAGCGCGTGAGCAGAATTGCATCTAAATTCTGGAACATGTATGTGGAGTATGCTCACGAGGAAGTTGTGGAACAAAGAAGCGCGGGGCTCCGACGAGAGCTCCTCCATCCACAgctcgccttcgccgccgccgccgggcatcTCCGGTGATCACCGGCGTAGTTCAGCGTGTGGTCGTCGACGGATCGGATTCCTTGGCGTCACGATCTGTTTCTACTGTTTCTATATATATAAAGAGCGCATACATACATGGCGTCGGGACTCATGATTACAAGGAAAGTAGGAACGGGAACGAgcaataagtttttttttttttgagatggaAAACGAAAAATAAGTTGACTCAGTCAGCGGCCGCATCCAGGCAGGGGCAAAAAAGGCCCAGCAAAGCCCATTGGCCGCACCTCCTAGCTGCCAAGAGCCCATTGGCCTCAAGGCTCCAACTTCCATATTCCTTTCTTCTCTTGCCTCGCTAATACGAAAATTCATGTGGATTTTACTGACTCATTAGCTCTGTTTGAGTGGTCAAGAAAACAAAAGCAGCGGAGGGTCGCTCTTGACACAGTTCGTGCAGGAGCTCTCGGTTAGTGCGGTTACTTCTAAATTCgttttatagtttttttaaaTGGAATCATACAAAGTAGAGAAAGATATAAAAATCGACCTAATATACTGAAACCTAATACAAGTGTCAAGATTTGATGCGCACACACCCACATCACACAAGTATGTGGTATGCACCACAAATCCTAGCTTTTTCACCGCTCAAAGCATGTGGGTATGACCACTCGAGCTCTAATCCAGTCGGCAAGATCTCTCAAAAAATTATTACCGGCCATAGATTAAAAGCCTACATATTGTCCAATTGCTAATAAAAACTGTGCAAATGGTGTATCAAattctttcgcaaaaaaaaggtGTATCAAATTAAGGCCcattttcaatatttttcttATAAATACTCCATTTTGCGCCACCATTATCTCATTAACcagatctttcaaaaaaaaatctctttaACCACGCTTTCTTCTACCCTTAACCCCTCTGGGCGTCGTCtcaccaccccccccccccccccccccccccctcgcttTCACTCTCCTCTCCAGCCCACAAGactccgccgcagccgcagccatgCGCCCGCTTATCCGAACCGCGCGCTGCTGTCTCCTCCGCGCGCGTGTTCGCGCCATGGCCACGCTTCCCATGgcgccccaggccgccgccgccatctcctcctcctcttccaccCGCCCCATCTCCTCGTCACGGCCCAATCGCATCCTCCTCGCCCGCTTcttccccgccgcgccggctcCGTCCGGGGCGAGGGGGCTCCGGACGTCCGCGGCCGCGGAGGCTGCGGCCGTCGAGGTGGGCGGCGTCAAGATCGCGCGCGGCGGTGAGTGGGGGGACTGGGGTCTCAAGATGTGATGCAAAGGCGGGATCTTGGGACGCAGGGTTCTTTCTGGGTTTGGGGCTTGATTACACTTTCCAAAAAGTTAGCATTTTTGTAAAGATTATAGGAAGTTTAAACTTGGGTAGCTGTGTTGTCGTTTTGGGAGGTTTCATTCATAGGTGGTGCGCCGGTGACATTGAAATGTTTTAGTATTCTTGCTGTAGCCTATGGATTCAAGTTCCTGAATGGTTGCTTGCATTCACGCTGCTACCCAATGTAACAAAAAGAATCGCCGGCGCACAGAGCTAGGAGTAAACACCGAACATTGCAGGTGACACAATATAACAAAAAGAATCGTGACGACAATCATTGCATAGCATTGAATTGTTCGGTGTGTTGCATTCTGAGACCCTCAATGTTGTTACATTGCGTCTGTATTTATACTacaattgaatttttttttatactGCAATTGAATTTGTGACAATGGAATCTCGCAATGCACAACTTCTTTTTGTGAAATTAGTATAGCTTATGATTTCTCTGTCATGAATTGATTCATTTTCGATGGCCTTTTCAGATGTTGTTAAGGAGGATGACCCGACAAACAACGTGCCAGACACTATCTTTTCGAAGATTGGACTGCAGCTGCACAGGAGGGACAACCACCCTCTAGGGATTCTGAAGAACACTATTTATGATTACTTTGACAAGAACTTTGCTGGGCAGTTTGACAAGTTTGATGATCTTTGCCCTCTTGTCTCTGTCAAGCAGGTATGAGCTAGAACCTCATTTGTTTATACTGCACTGAATGGATGTCTGCTATTCTGGAATTTTAGGTAAAGACCAACTATAAATCATGATATAGCGTTAACCTACTAGCAATAATAAGTAAGCACACAAGATTTTGCCAGAAACTAAAAGAACATTAAatatttaaaaagaaaaaggcaCTTGAAGTggaaaacaataaaaaaactcggccgggtggggaaagaccgccccaccggtattaagttaagaagaagcctcggcttccccgaccgagaaaatccccgaaccccagccccgccctgacactgggaaCCGTAACCCCTGGGAATTGCCTGGGCCATACAcggtcctcaggccgacctgggcTGGCTCTtaaccagtgctttggcacacgggaccggcgagaggatttttttaaccacaacctgaaattcgctcccacggggattcgaactcaggacctgtgGAGTGCCGCTCGAGTGTCTTAACCGCTAGGCTAAGCACCCTTTGGCAAGTGGAAAACAATGAAAACAGTAATGCTGCAGTTTGAAGTGCTATAGAGTCAATTGCTTATTTCTTACCTCTCAGGACATCTTCCCTTATAATAGCGAACTGAGTACTAGAAGGTGCTGTGTGTCTTTTTCCAGACTCATACATCTTTAGTGAAAATAGAATTTGGTGGTTGTTCGCTTGTTTCTGACCTCGAAGTGTTGCTTCCTGCAGAACTTTGATGACGTGTTGGTCCCTGCTGACCATGTAAGCCGGAGTTACAATGACACATACTATGTTGATAGTCAAACTGTCTTGAGATGTCATACCAGTGCTCATCAAGCAGAGCTTCTAAGGGATGGTCATACACATTTTCTTGTAACTGGGGATGTTTATCGTAGAGATTCTATTGATTCAACTCACTATCCTGTCTTCCACCAGGTAACTTTGTTTTGCTATATTCACACATATTTGTCAAGAATATTGTTTCTGATTATCTTTAGCACATGCAGATGGAAGGCTTCCGTGTCTTTTCTC containing:
- the LOC120666369 gene encoding phenylalanine--tRNA ligase, chloroplastic/mitochondrial-like: MRPLIRTARCCLLRARVRAMATLPMAPQAAAAISSSSSTRPISSSRPNRILLARFFPAAPAPSGARGLRTSAAAEAAAVEVGGVKIARGDVVKEDDPTNNVPDTIFSKIGLQLHRRDNHPLGILKNTIYDYFDKNFAGQFDKFDDLCPLVSVKQNFDDVLVPADHVSRSYNDTYYVDSQTVLRCHTSAHQAELLRDGHTHFLVTGDVYRRDSIDSTHYPVFHQMEGFRVFSPDDWSGSGMDGTAYAAADLKKTLEGLARHLFGAVEMRWVDTYFPFTNPSFELEIYFQDDWLEVLGCGVTEQEILKRNGRTDHVAWAFGLGLERLAMVLFDIPDIRLFWSNDKRFTSQFAEGKLGVKFKPFSKFPPCYKDMSFWINDAFTENNLCEVVRGIAGDLVEEVKLIDNFTNKKGMTSHCYRIAYRSMERSLTDEEINSLQLNVRETVKNKLNVELR